The Brassica napus cultivar Da-Ae chromosome C7, Da-Ae, whole genome shotgun sequence genome has a segment encoding these proteins:
- the LOC111208202 gene encoding protein MEI2-like 5 — MDIPQEVAGAWGLPSRFGRHNHLPTDASLFSTSLPLLPHGKLQSSDIRDGFSFTDDAAGSHPFGNMLPDEEDLLTAMMDDLDLTQLPDSADDYDLFGSGGGMELDTDSRDGFTMSGGPPRLSIPSLAGPGTVTGEHPYGEHPSRTLFVRNINSNVEDSELKALFQQYGDIRTLYTTCKHRGFVMISYYDIRAALMAMRSLQNKPLRRRKLDIHFSIPKDNPSEKDMNQGTLVVFNLDPSITNDDLLVIFGAHGEIKEIRETPHKWHHKFVEFYDVRAAESALKALNRCEIAGKRIKVEPSRPGGARRSLMLQLNQELENDDLHYLPLLGSPMANSPPSNWLQMNSPIEGSPLQSVMSRSPVFGFSPTRNIHLSGLASALNSQAPNSKLAPIGRGQTGSSVFQETKMDHKYAGNVSPSGPLISNGGSIETLSGSEFLWGSPNSRSEPSNSSVWSTSSSGIPFSSAPVHRSVPSPHQTHNVGSAPSGVPLEKRFGFFPESSKETMFINSLGLNGGSFPSKMTSHGILVEYRMVSSPRFISLLNPGQFTTSGFDGLYENERARRVESYSSQVESRKQFQLDLDKIMKGEDSRTTLMIKNIPNKYTSKMLLAAIDEKNQGTYNFLYLPIDFKNKCNVGYAFINILSPDLIIPFYEAFNGKKWEKFNSEKVASLAYARIQGKSALISHFQNSSLMNEDMRCRPIIFDTPNSSNSVHQVIGKETKSVDLRDSELDDDDGRGKW; from the exons ATGGATATCCCACAAGAAGTAGCTGGAGCTTGGGGGCTTCCCTCTAGATTTGGTCGCCACAACCATCTCCCCACTGATGCTTCTTTgttctccacttctttacctCTTCTTCCCCATGGAAAAC TGCAATCAAGTGACATCAGGGATGGTTTCTCATTCACAGATGATGCAGCTGGTTCTCATCCCTTTGGAAACATGCTCCCTGATGAAGAGGATCTTCTGACAGCGATGATGGATGATCTTGACCTTACCCAGTTACCAGATTCTGCTGATGATTATGATCTTTTCGGTAGTGGAGGAGGAATGGAACTCGACACCGATTCTCGAGACGGCTTTACCATGAGTGGTGGTCCTCCAAGGTTATCCATTCCAAGCCTTGCTGGACCGGGAACGGTTACTGGTGAGCATCCTTATGGTGAACACCCCTCCAGGACATTGTTTGTCCGGAACATTAACAGCAATGTGGAGGACTCCGAGCTCAAGGCTCTCTTTCAG CAATACGGTGACATTAGGACGCTCTATACTACTTGTAAGCATAGGGGATTTGTCATGATATCTTATTATGACATCCGTGCTGCTCTAATGGCTATGCGGTCGTTACAGAACAAGCCATTAAGACGTAGAAAGTTGGATATTCACTTCTCAATTCCCAAG GATAATCCATCTGAGAAGGATATGAATCAGGGGACGTTAGTGGTGTTTAACCTGGATCCTTCTATAACTAACGATGACTTGCTTGTAATATTTGGTGCCCATGGCGAGATTAAAGAG ATAAGGGAAACACCGCACAAGTGGCATCACAAATTCGTCGAGTTTTATGATGTCCGAGCAGCTGAATCAGCATTAAAGGCTTTGAATAGGTGTGAGATTGCTGGAAAACGTATAAAAGTTGAACCTAGTCGCCCTGGAGGAGCTCGCCGAAG CTTGATGTTGCAACTCAACCAAGAACTTGAGAATGATGATTTGCATTACCTACCACTGCTTGGTTCACCAATGGCAAATTCTCCTCCAA GTAACTGGCTGCAGATGAACAGTCCTATTGAGGGTAGTCCGCTTCAAAGTGTAATGAGTAGGTCACCGGTTTTCGGGTTTAGTCCTACAAGGAACATCCATTTGTCTGGTTTGGCTTCTGCTCTAAACTCACAAGCACCAAACTCCAAGCTTGCACCCATTGGCAGGGGTCAGACTGGCAGCAGCGTCTTCCAAGAGACGAAGATGGATCACAAGTACGCTGGGAATGTTTCACCTTCTGGTCCTTTGATCTCAAATGGAGGCAGCATTGAGACGTTATCAGGATCAGAGTTTCTCTGGGGAAGTCCTAACTCACGCTCTGAACCTTCAAACTCTTCTGTTTGGTCAACATCATCCAGTGGCATTCCATTCTCCTCAGCTCCTGTACACCGGTCTGTTCCATCTCCGCATCAGACTCACAACGTTGGGTCTGCACCATCTGGTGTTCCTCTTGAAAAGCGTTTTGGATTCTTCCCAGAGTCTTCAAAGGAAACTATGTTCATAAACTCTCTTGGTCTCAACGGTGGAAGCTTCCCGTCAAAAATGACAAGTCATGGGATCTTGGTCGAGTACAGAATGGTGTCTTCACCAAGATTCATCAGCCTCTTAAACCCGGGACAGTTCACCACCTCTGGCTTTGATGGTTTGTATGAGAATGAAAGGGCGCGTAGAGTCGAGAGCTATTCGAGCCAGGTGGAAAGCAGGAAGCAGTTTCAGCTGGATTTGGACAAAATTATGAAAGGTGAGGATTCTCGGACTACCTTGATGATCAAGAACATTCCAAACAA atACACGTCAAAGATGTTGTTAGCAGCGATTGATGAAAAGAACCAAGGAACTTACAACTTTCTGTATCTGCCCATTGATtttaag AACAAATGCAATGTTGGCTATGCGTTCATCAACATACTCTCTCCAGATCTCATCATTCCATTTTACGAG GCGTTTAACGGGAAGAAGTGGGAGAAGTTCAACAGTGAGAAAGTAGCATCATTGGCTTACGCTCGGATACAAGGAAAATCTGCTCTTATAAGCCATTTCCAGAACTCAAGCTTGATGAATGAAGACATGCGTTGCCGTCCCATTATCTTCGACACACCTAACAGTTCAAACTCTGTTCACCAG GTTATCGGTAAGGAAACTAAGAGTGTGGATCTCCGTGACTCTGagcttgatgatgatgatggtagaGGGAAGTGGTGA